From a region of the Paenibacillus lutimineralis genome:
- the greA gene encoding transcription elongation factor GreA produces MSDKEVILTQDGLKRLEEELENLKSVRRREVAERIKTAIGYGDISENSEYEDAKNEQAFIEGRIITLEKMLRNARIINNDEIDTDTVSIGSTVIVEDLEFGDTMEYAIVGTAESDPLQNKISNESPVGKAILGQKKGAVVDVNVPAGVIQYKIVDIKK; encoded by the coding sequence ATGAGCGATAAAGAGGTTATTCTTACACAGGACGGTCTAAAAAGACTGGAAGAAGAACTTGAGAATCTGAAGTCTGTTAGACGCCGTGAAGTTGCTGAACGGATTAAAACCGCGATCGGCTACGGCGATATTAGCGAGAACTCGGAATATGAAGATGCGAAGAACGAGCAAGCATTTATTGAAGGGCGTATCATTACGCTGGAGAAGATGCTTCGTAACGCACGTATTATTAACAACGACGAGATCGATACAGATACAGTGAGCATCGGTTCGACGGTTATTGTAGAAGACCTGGAGTTCGGCGATACGATGGAATATGCGATCGTAGGTACAGCTGAATCCGATCCGCTACAGAACAAGATATCGAATGAGAGCCCGGTAGGCAAGGCAATCCTGGGCCAGAAGAAGGGCGCTGTAGTCGATGTGAACGTACCGGCAGGCGTTATTCAATATAAAATTGTTGATATTAAGAAATAA
- the folB gene encoding dihydroneopterin aldolase has product MDKMVLRGMEYYGYHGVFDEERKLGQRFFVDLELELDLSVAGRNDDLSQTVNYAEIHELVKGIVQQKSFKLIEALAEHIASSVLDTYTMVDALTVHVTKPHPPFDIHFKGATVELYRSRK; this is encoded by the coding sequence ATGGATAAAATGGTTCTTCGCGGTATGGAATATTACGGGTATCACGGTGTTTTTGATGAGGAGCGAAAATTAGGCCAGCGTTTCTTCGTGGATCTGGAACTGGAGTTGGATCTAAGCGTCGCTGGCCGGAATGATGATCTTAGCCAAACGGTAAATTATGCCGAGATTCACGAACTGGTTAAAGGAATCGTCCAGCAAAAAAGCTTTAAATTAATTGAAGCCCTGGCTGAGCATATTGCATCCTCGGTTTTGGACACTTATACTATGGTAGATGCGTTAACGGTCCATGTAACCAAGCCGCATCCGCCTTTCGATATTCATTTTAAAGGCGCTACGGTGGAACTATACCGTTCAAGAAAGTGA
- the lysS gene encoding lysine--tRNA ligase, which translates to MSEEMHNEEMHNEEVVEISELLKVRRDKLDELRELGIDPFGHKYVRDNMAGNILSKYDGMTKEELDEQQVKVSIAGRIMAKRGMGKASFAHIQDLSGKIQIYVRKDSIPEDKYAAFKLLDLGDIIGVTGAVFKTKTGETTINVEDLVVLSKSLYPLPDKYHGLKDVELRYRQRYVDLIVNPEVQQTFINRSRIIQSMRRYLDSIGYLEVETPTLHNIAGGAAARPFITYHNALDMQLYMRIALELHLKRLIVGGMEKVYEIGRVYRNEGISTRHNPEFTMMELYEAYADYKDIMSLTENMIAHIAQEVLGTTVIDYQGQEVDLTPEWRRVSMVDAVKEVTGVDFGVHMTDEEAHQLAKEHKVPVEPHMTYGHILNAFFEQYVEETLIQPTFVYGHPVEISPLAKKNEEDPRFTDRFELFIVAREHANAFSELNDPIDQRQRFEAQMLEREHGNDEAHEMDEDFIRSLEYGMPPTGGLGIGMDRLVMLLTNSPSIRDVLLFPHMR; encoded by the coding sequence ATGAGCGAAGAAATGCACAACGAAGAAATGCATAATGAAGAAGTCGTTGAGATTAGCGAGTTATTGAAGGTTCGTCGCGATAAATTGGACGAGCTGCGCGAGCTTGGAATCGATCCTTTTGGCCACAAATATGTGCGCGACAATATGGCGGGGAATATCCTGAGCAAGTATGATGGCATGACGAAGGAAGAGCTGGATGAGCAGCAAGTTAAGGTATCCATCGCTGGCCGCATTATGGCTAAGCGCGGTATGGGTAAGGCAAGCTTTGCGCATATCCAGGACTTGTCCGGCAAAATTCAGATCTATGTTCGCAAGGACAGCATTCCGGAGGACAAGTATGCAGCGTTCAAGCTGCTTGATCTGGGCGATATTATCGGTGTAACCGGTGCAGTGTTCAAGACCAAGACCGGCGAGACTACGATTAATGTAGAGGATCTGGTGGTACTGTCCAAGTCCCTCTATCCATTGCCTGATAAATACCATGGTCTGAAGGACGTTGAACTGCGTTACCGTCAGCGTTATGTCGACTTGATTGTAAATCCAGAAGTACAGCAAACTTTTATTAATCGTTCCCGGATTATTCAATCTATGCGCCGTTACCTCGACTCAATCGGCTATCTGGAGGTTGAGACTCCAACACTTCATAATATTGCGGGCGGTGCGGCGGCTCGTCCGTTCATTACCTACCATAATGCACTGGACATGCAGCTCTATATGCGGATTGCTCTTGAGCTCCATTTGAAGCGTCTCATTGTTGGTGGTATGGAGAAGGTCTATGAAATTGGTCGGGTATACCGTAATGAAGGAATTTCGACGCGCCATAACCCTGAATTTACTATGATGGAATTGTATGAAGCTTATGCCGACTATAAAGATATCATGTCTTTGACCGAGAATATGATTGCTCATATTGCTCAAGAAGTATTGGGTACAACTGTAATCGATTATCAAGGCCAAGAAGTAGATCTGACTCCAGAGTGGCGCCGTGTATCGATGGTTGATGCGGTTAAGGAAGTGACTGGTGTAGACTTTGGTGTTCATATGACGGATGAAGAGGCACACCAATTGGCTAAGGAGCATAAAGTTCCAGTTGAGCCGCATATGACTTATGGTCATATCTTGAATGCGTTCTTCGAGCAATATGTAGAGGAGACGTTGATTCAGCCTACATTTGTATATGGTCATCCGGTAGAGATCTCTCCATTGGCTAAAAAGAATGAAGAGGATCCTCGCTTTACAGATCGCTTCGAGTTGTTCATCGTGGCACGTGAGCATGCTAATGCGTTCTCCGAGCTTAATGACCCAATTGACCAGCGTCAACGGTTTGAGGCGCAAATGCTCGAACGTGAACATGGTAATGATGAAGCACATGAGATGGATGAAGACTTTATTCGCTCGCTTGAATACGGAATGCCGCCAACAGGGGGACTAGGAATTGGAATGGACCGTCTCGTCATGCTGTTGACGAACTCGCCTTCGATCCGTGATGTATTGTTGTTCCCTCATATGCGTTAA
- the guaB gene encoding IMP dehydrogenase, with amino-acid sequence MWESKFNKEGLTFDDVLLIPRKSETLPKEVDVSTRLSNRVKLNVPLISAGMDTVTESALAIAIAREGGIGIIHKNMPIEQQAEEVDRVKRSESGVITNPFSLTANHLVSDAETVMSKFRISGVPIVDEDNKLIGILTNRDLRFVHDYSIKISEVMTHENLVTAPVGTTLQEAEVILQKHKIEKLPLVDDNNILKGLITIKDIEKAIQFPNAAKDSQGRLLVGAAVGISKDMFERTEALVNAGADVIVLDSAHGHHINIIEAVADIRKKYPELTIIAGNVATGEATRELIEAGASVVKVGIGPGSICTTRVIAGIGVPQITAIYDCATVAREYGVPIIADGGIKYSGEITKALAAGGHAVMLGSMFAGTEESPGESEIYQGRRYKVYRGMGSMAAMKQGSKDRYFQDDDKKLVPEGIEGRVAYKGPLADTIHQLIGGLRSGMGYCGAKNLDELRNDTEFVRITGAGLRESHPHDIQITKEAPNYSIS; translated from the coding sequence GTGTGGGAAAGCAAATTTAACAAAGAAGGCTTAACATTTGATGATGTACTACTAATCCCTCGCAAATCAGAAACATTGCCTAAGGAAGTCGATGTATCGACCAGACTTAGCAATCGGGTGAAGTTGAATGTGCCTTTGATCAGTGCAGGCATGGATACGGTAACTGAATCAGCTCTGGCAATTGCAATTGCTCGCGAAGGCGGTATTGGTATTATTCATAAAAACATGCCAATCGAACAGCAGGCAGAGGAAGTGGATCGGGTTAAACGTTCGGAAAGTGGCGTAATTACGAACCCGTTCTCCTTGACAGCTAATCATCTTGTCTCTGATGCGGAGACAGTTATGAGTAAATTCCGGATCTCCGGCGTACCGATCGTGGATGAGGACAATAAGCTGATTGGCATTTTGACGAACCGTGACTTGCGTTTCGTACATGATTACAGCATCAAGATCAGTGAAGTTATGACTCATGAGAATTTGGTGACTGCACCTGTTGGTACGACCCTCCAAGAAGCAGAGGTTATTCTGCAGAAACACAAAATTGAGAAGCTGCCATTAGTGGATGACAATAATATTCTCAAAGGCCTTATTACGATTAAGGATATCGAGAAAGCGATCCAATTCCCGAACGCGGCCAAGGATTCCCAAGGTAGACTGCTGGTTGGCGCCGCTGTAGGTATCTCCAAGGATATGTTTGAACGGACTGAGGCATTGGTAAATGCCGGTGCGGACGTCATCGTGCTCGACTCTGCGCATGGCCATCATATTAATATTATTGAAGCAGTAGCTGATATTCGTAAAAAGTATCCTGAGTTGACTATTATCGCAGGTAATGTGGCAACGGGTGAAGCTACTCGTGAACTGATTGAGGCAGGCGCTTCAGTCGTTAAGGTTGGTATCGGGCCAGGCTCGATCTGTACGACCCGGGTTATCGCCGGAATCGGTGTACCGCAGATCACAGCGATTTATGACTGTGCTACGGTAGCCCGTGAATATGGCGTTCCAATTATCGCCGACGGCGGTATCAAGTATTCTGGTGAGATCACCAAGGCCTTGGCTGCAGGTGGACATGCTGTAATGTTGGGAAGTATGTTTGCAGGCACAGAAGAGAGCCCTGGCGAGTCTGAGATTTACCAAGGACGCCGCTACAAAGTATACAGAGGTATGGGTTCTATGGCTGCGATGAAGCAAGGCAGTAAGGACCGTTACTTCCAGGATGATGACAAGAAGCTGGTTCCAGAGGGTATTGAAGGCCGTGTAGCTTATAAAGGGCCGCTAGCTGATACGATTCATCAATTGATTGGTGGACTTCGCTCAGGTATGGGCTACTGTGGAGCTAAGAATCTGGACGAGCTTCGTAATGATACAGAATTTGTACGAATTACTGGCGCGGGACTTCGTGAGAGTCATCCACATGACATCCAAATTACGAAGGAAGCACCTAACTATTCTATTAGTTAA
- a CDS encoding helix-turn-helix domain-containing protein, whose amino-acid sequence MESMQLGQRIRAFRKLKGFTQQELAGQSGISLAVLGAIERGNRHVEDQILIKISDCLGISLQELKLE is encoded by the coding sequence TTGGAAAGCATGCAATTGGGCCAGCGCATCCGTGCGTTCCGGAAGCTGAAAGGCTTCACCCAGCAAGAGCTAGCTGGACAGTCAGGGATTTCATTAGCGGTTCTCGGTGCTATTGAGCGCGGGAATCGACATGTAGAAGATCAAATTTTAATTAAAATTTCAGATTGTCTAGGGATTTCCCTGCAGGAACTGAAGTTGGAATAA
- the folP gene encoding dihydropteroate synthase → MQPKRYKRSYRCGDTVLELGNRTLIMGILNVTPDSFSDGGRYNRMDEAIRHAEEMIAAGADIIDIGGESTRPGHNPVGAEEELKRVVPIVEALHRVMPQVPLSVDTYKAIVARESLQAGAHIINDVWGFKADPEMAAVAAQFDCPAIIMHNRHDRNYNALMQDVADDLLESVRIARDAGVRDDNIILDPGIGFAKDYEENLKVMQSLDELVHLGFPMLLGTSRKRFIRTTLDLPVDELVFGTAATVALGIAQGCQVVRVHDVKEIKQTVQMCDAIVYI, encoded by the coding sequence ATGCAACCAAAACGATATAAACGTAGTTACCGCTGTGGTGATACGGTGCTTGAGTTAGGTAACCGCACGTTAATTATGGGTATCCTTAATGTAACCCCGGATTCCTTCTCGGATGGGGGGCGTTATAATCGGATGGATGAGGCGATCCGCCATGCCGAGGAGATGATAGCTGCCGGAGCAGATATTATCGACATTGGTGGAGAGTCAACACGGCCCGGGCATAACCCAGTAGGAGCAGAGGAAGAACTGAAGCGGGTTGTCCCTATCGTAGAGGCGCTTCATCGCGTGATGCCGCAGGTTCCTTTGTCGGTGGATACCTATAAGGCTATCGTCGCAAGAGAGTCGCTTCAGGCGGGGGCTCATATTATTAATGATGTGTGGGGCTTCAAGGCAGACCCGGAGATGGCTGCGGTAGCAGCGCAATTTGATTGCCCGGCGATCATCATGCACAATCGGCATGACCGTAATTATAATGCTCTGATGCAGGATGTGGCGGATGATCTGCTTGAGAGCGTTAGAATTGCTAGAGATGCCGGAGTGCGTGACGATAATATCATCCTTGATCCGGGGATTGGATTTGCTAAGGACTACGAGGAGAATCTGAAAGTGATGCAATCGCTGGACGAGCTGGTCCATCTTGGCTTCCCGATGCTGCTGGGGACGTCGCGTAAGAGATTTATTAGAACGACGCTCGATCTGCCGGTAGATGAGCTTGTGTTCGGAACAGCAGCTACGGTAGCGCTTGGTATTGCTCAAGGTTGTCAGGTCGTAAGAGTGCATGATGTGAAGGAGATTAAGCAGACGGTACAGATGTGCGATGCTATTGTGTATATTTAA
- the folK gene encoding 2-amino-4-hydroxy-6-hydroxymethyldihydropteridine diphosphokinase has product MTTIQTFTDSSEAYIALGANLGDREATLKEAISLLDEHPGITVLRCSNMYETDPVGYADQPDFVNMAIALQTTLTPEALLDVMLQTEQVLGRKRIVKNGPRTVDLDLLWVEGQQSATAHLALPHPRMFERAFVLVPLADIVPTEEASGLYRRVHDALEQMDDKGGVRFWKACNWASASVRSGS; this is encoded by the coding sequence ATGACTACTATACAGACTTTCACTGATTCTTCAGAGGCTTATATTGCTCTAGGGGCCAATCTGGGCGACCGTGAGGCAACTTTGAAGGAAGCGATCAGTTTATTAGATGAACACCCTGGGATTACAGTACTTCGCTGCTCGAATATGTATGAGACCGACCCGGTTGGATACGCGGATCAGCCTGATTTTGTAAATATGGCCATTGCCCTGCAAACCACGCTGACACCGGAAGCACTGCTTGATGTTATGCTGCAGACGGAGCAGGTGCTGGGCAGGAAACGCATTGTTAAAAATGGCCCCCGGACGGTCGACCTCGATTTGTTATGGGTGGAAGGGCAGCAGTCAGCCACAGCCCATTTAGCACTCCCTCATCCTCGGATGTTTGAGCGGGCATTTGTACTCGTTCCACTAGCTGATATTGTTCCGACAGAAGAAGCGTCGGGCCTATATCGGCGTGTTCACGATGCTCTTGAACAGATGGATGATAAGGGGGGCGTCCGATTTTGGAAAGCATGCAATTGGGCCAGCGCATCCGTGCGTTCCGGAAGCTGA
- the dusB gene encoding tRNA dihydrouridine synthase DusB has product MLKIGDIEMKNQVVLAPMAGVCNPAFRLIAKEFGTGLVCAEMVSDKAIIHGNKRTKEMLFVDEREKPLSLQIFGGDRESLVKAAKVVDQQTNADIIDINMGCPVPKVTKCDAGARWLLDPNKIFEMVSAVVDAVSKPVTVKMRIGWDSEHIYVVDNAKAVEQAGAKAVSVHGRTREQLYTGTADWSYIKQVKDTVSIPVIGNGDVHTPEDAKRMLEETGCDGVMIGRAALGNPWMLYRTIEYLKSGELLPEPGAEEKIRIAILHMDRLATLKGESVAVREMRKHLAWYLKGLKGAARIKDSIMEETRRNEMVRILEGFVTSLSSESEKAEASA; this is encoded by the coding sequence ATGCTGAAGATTGGCGATATAGAAATGAAAAACCAAGTCGTGCTTGCCCCAATGGCTGGCGTCTGCAACCCGGCCTTCCGGTTGATTGCGAAGGAATTTGGTACAGGATTGGTCTGTGCAGAGATGGTGAGCGACAAAGCCATTATCCATGGCAACAAACGCACGAAGGAAATGCTGTTTGTTGATGAGCGTGAGAAGCCACTGAGCTTGCAAATTTTCGGAGGGGACCGCGAGTCTCTTGTTAAGGCTGCGAAGGTTGTCGATCAGCAGACAAATGCGGATATTATCGATATTAATATGGGCTGTCCGGTGCCTAAAGTTACAAAATGTGACGCCGGTGCAAGATGGCTACTTGATCCGAATAAAATATTTGAGATGGTGTCCGCTGTCGTTGATGCGGTTAGCAAGCCGGTTACGGTGAAGATGCGTATCGGCTGGGACTCGGAGCATATCTATGTGGTTGATAATGCTAAGGCAGTTGAGCAGGCTGGAGCGAAGGCAGTCAGCGTACATGGACGGACTCGTGAGCAGCTATATACAGGCACAGCTGATTGGAGCTACATCAAACAGGTTAAGGACACGGTATCTATTCCGGTTATCGGTAACGGGGATGTTCATACCCCTGAGGATGCCAAACGGATGCTGGAAGAGACTGGTTGTGACGGTGTCATGATCGGACGGGCCGCACTGGGGAATCCGTGGATGCTGTATCGTACTATAGAGTATCTGAAGTCGGGTGAACTGCTTCCAGAACCAGGGGCAGAAGAGAAGATTCGAATTGCGATACTGCATATGGACCGTCTAGCTACACTAAAAGGCGAGAGTGTCGCAGTTCGCGAGATGCGCAAGCACTTGGCTTGGTACTTGAAGGGATTAAAAGGGGCTGCTCGGATCAAGGACTCCATTATGGAAGAGACGAGACGAAATGAAATGGTGCGCATTCTTGAAGGCTTTGTCACTAGCCTCTCCTCGGAGTCGGAAAAGGCTGAGGCATCGGCTTAG
- the pabA gene encoding aminodeoxychorismate/anthranilate synthase component II produces the protein MILVIDNYDSFTYNLVQYLGELGEDVVVKRNDEIDLNGIAELKPDHILLSPGPCTPNEAGITLDVIERFKGVIPIFGVCLGHQAIGQAFGGNVIRAERLMHGKTSPIHHQGESVFTGLPSPFTATRYHSLIVERESLPDCLEITAETAEGEIMGLRHKEYAVEGVQFHPESIITDHGHQILRNFLSRKAEAFI, from the coding sequence ATGATACTGGTCATTGATAATTATGATTCATTTACGTACAATCTGGTGCAGTATTTGGGAGAGCTTGGGGAAGACGTTGTTGTTAAGCGTAATGATGAGATTGATCTGAACGGGATAGCCGAGCTTAAGCCAGATCACATTCTGCTCTCTCCGGGTCCTTGTACACCAAACGAGGCCGGAATTACACTGGATGTCATTGAGCGGTTCAAAGGAGTCATTCCGATCTTTGGCGTCTGTCTCGGTCATCAAGCGATCGGTCAGGCCTTCGGCGGGAACGTAATTCGCGCGGAGCGCTTAATGCACGGGAAGACTTCGCCCATTCACCATCAGGGTGAATCGGTATTCACGGGGCTGCCATCTCCATTTACGGCGACACGCTATCATTCCCTGATCGTTGAGCGGGAGAGTCTGCCGGATTGTCTGGAGATCACCGCGGAGACTGCAGAGGGAGAAATTATGGGCTTACGTCATAAGGAATACGCCGTTGAAGGCGTGCAATTCCATCCGGAGTCCATCATCACCGATCATGGACATCAAATTCTCCGCAACTTCTTAAGCCGGAAGGCAGAAGCATTCATATGA
- a CDS encoding RNA polymerase sigma factor has product MNSKVKDTEASPEWIQEHHQVLQKYCRSLTGSVWEGDDLAQETWMKVWAYVQERPLAQTHITRAFLYRAARNAWIDQGRRKRLDTVSLPMEPEQLEEPLNSYQPYDPSALHHIMELMIQRFNPEQRTVLLLIDGLKFTAREVSGMLNMTEGAVKALLHRVRTKLKALVDPMSQADDPGKVKRLFGSYPASQVDEDTVYAYIKAFHEQDAAALLLLMNEGSRDVLPAVQYVHKDRSRKKTHAEVRPFNLLLGHDLIQSMVA; this is encoded by the coding sequence ATGAATTCGAAGGTTAAGGATACAGAAGCTTCTCCCGAATGGATACAGGAGCATCATCAGGTGCTGCAGAAATATTGTCGTTCTCTGACTGGCTCGGTCTGGGAAGGAGATGATCTTGCTCAAGAGACCTGGATGAAGGTATGGGCATATGTGCAGGAGAGGCCATTGGCACAGACTCATATAACTCGGGCTTTCTTATATCGCGCTGCTCGGAACGCATGGATTGACCAGGGACGCCGGAAGCGCTTGGATACGGTATCGTTGCCCATGGAACCCGAGCAATTAGAAGAGCCATTGAACTCGTATCAGCCATATGATCCTTCTGCTCTCCATCACATCATGGAGTTGATGATTCAGAGGTTCAATCCAGAGCAGAGGACCGTCCTTCTATTGATAGATGGCCTGAAGTTCACGGCTAGAGAAGTATCGGGGATGTTGAATATGACCGAGGGTGCGGTGAAGGCTCTGCTGCATCGTGTCCGGACCAAGCTAAAGGCCTTGGTAGACCCTATGAGCCAGGCTGATGATCCAGGCAAGGTAAAGAGACTATTCGGCTCTTACCCTGCCTCGCAAGTGGATGAGGACACTGTCTATGCCTATATCAAGGCATTCCATGAACAAGATGCCGCAGCATTGCTCTTATTAATGAACGAAGGAAGTAGGGATGTTCTCCCAGCGGTGCAATACGTGCATAAGGATAGATCCAGGAAGAAGACTCATGCCGAGGTGAGGCCTTTTAACTTGTTGCTCGGTCACGACTTGATCCAGAGCATGGTAGCTTAA
- the clpP gene encoding ATP-dependent Clp endopeptidase proteolytic subunit ClpP, with translation MSTVIPYVIDQTAHGERSYDIYSRLLKDRIIFLGSEINDTVANSIVAQMLFLAAEDPEKDIHFYINSPGGSTSAGFAIYDTMQYVKPDVQTICSGMAASFAAILLLAGTKGKRYALPNSEVMIHQPHGGVQGQASDIAISAKRIISIRSRLNEIAAERTGQPLERIEKDMDRDFFMTAEEAKQYGVIDDVIQRQHNI, from the coding sequence ATGAGTACAGTGATTCCTTATGTTATTGACCAGACTGCTCATGGCGAACGGTCGTATGATATTTACTCCAGACTATTGAAGGATCGGATTATCTTCTTAGGCTCGGAGATTAATGATACCGTGGCGAACAGCATCGTGGCGCAAATGCTATTTCTGGCGGCAGAGGATCCGGAGAAGGATATTCACTTCTATATCAATAGTCCTGGTGGTTCGACCTCAGCAGGGTTCGCTATCTATGATACGATGCAATATGTGAAGCCAGATGTGCAGACGATTTGTTCGGGGATGGCGGCTTCATTTGCAGCTATTTTGCTGTTAGCTGGAACAAAGGGGAAGCGATATGCGCTTCCGAATAGTGAGGTCATGATCCATCAGCCCCATGGTGGTGTGCAAGGGCAGGCTAGCGATATCGCGATTAGTGCTAAGAGGATTATTAGTATTCGCAGTCGACTTAATGAAATTGCAGCGGAGCGAACAGGGCAACCTTTAGAGCGGATTGAGAAGGATATGGACCGTGACTTCTTCATGACCGCGGAGGAAGCGAAGCAATATGGGGTTATCGATGACGTTATTCAAAGGCAGCATAATATATAG
- the pabC gene encoding aminodeoxychorismate lyase, translating to MKYIGVNGVPTPAAEAVLSVMDHGFMYGMGLFETFRTYGGRPFLIERHLERLEQGCRSLGIRYPLQLDQVVQEIGELLRLNDLQDGYIRLTVSAGEGPLGLPSEDYGDPTVIIYVKSLAPVDPQLYMEGKSLYRLNTPRNTPEGEVRLKSLHYMNNMLAKRELREYTPLRAGNYEGMQLTADGYLAEGIVSNLFFVQNGKLHTPDIGTGILPGITRAFILQLANQLELPFEEGYYKWDRLKEADEIFVTNSIQEAVPVTCLLEPEGGIYIVGNGKMGSITRQLIEQYRQKAGV from the coding sequence ATGAAATATATCGGGGTGAATGGAGTTCCCACCCCAGCCGCTGAAGCCGTGCTGTCCGTAATGGATCACGGCTTCATGTACGGGATGGGCTTGTTCGAGACTTTTCGGACTTATGGTGGACGTCCATTTTTAATAGAGAGGCATCTGGAACGACTTGAGCAAGGCTGCAGGAGTCTGGGGATTCGTTACCCGCTGCAGTTAGATCAAGTTGTCCAAGAGATCGGAGAATTGCTTCGTCTCAATGATCTTCAGGACGGTTATATTCGTCTTACAGTATCGGCAGGAGAAGGCCCGCTTGGACTTCCCTCAGAAGATTACGGGGATCCTACTGTAATTATTTATGTTAAGTCACTAGCGCCAGTAGATCCGCAGCTGTATATGGAGGGCAAGTCGCTATATCGGCTGAACACGCCTAGGAATACACCGGAGGGTGAGGTTCGCCTCAAATCGCTTCATTATATGAATAATATGCTGGCGAAGCGTGAATTAAGAGAATACACGCCTTTAAGGGCGGGTAATTACGAAGGGATGCAGCTGACTGCGGATGGTTATTTGGCTGAGGGTATCGTAAGCAATCTATTCTTTGTGCAGAATGGCAAGCTACATACGCCTGATATAGGCACTGGTATTCTACCAGGGATTACCCGTGCGTTCATTCTGCAACTGGCTAACCAATTGGAACTGCCGTTTGAAGAAGGATATTATAAGTGGGACCGATTGAAGGAAGCGGATGAGATCTTTGTGACGAATTCCATTCAAGAGGCGGTACCCGTAACATGTCTTCTTGAGCCTGAAGGAGGCATTTATATAGTCGGAAATGGTAAGATGGGATCTATTACAAGACAGCTTATAGAGCAATATAGACAAAAGGCGGGAGTATAA